One Ureaplasma urealyticum serovar 8 str. ATCC 27618 genomic window carries:
- a CDS encoding ABC transporter permease, with protein MNKQFNFHFQSSKPLNINKTNEITISSKETKTIKKNNRKHYKQTFFDKLKMNKALSLAIPYFLVTIFLLVIPLVSIIVKSFVNNTDSTGATTNIVDNWSVITPTIGMKIFNSLWIAAVATIFCLIIGYPFAYFLSIGKSKFLKAIAIALITSPIWMSMLVKLIGIKTFFDVINGEINSTHGHIFTILGLVYINLPLMILPIYTSLSTMPKNLVNASYDLGRGFFYTFFHIVIPYTKNALISGVWIVYLAAFTSVVVSNFLNNDNAGGLIGGEIFSQGQDGISSGVQLSRSSTITLVISLILLGIYLIIVVVPKIVQLIFYKRKNSKKGVKNDEQY; from the coding sequence ATGAACAAGCAATTTAATTTTCATTTTCAATCATCTAAACCATTAAACATTAATAAAACAAACGAAATAACAATTAGTTCAAAAGAAACTAAAACAATCAAAAAAAATAATCGTAAACACTATAAGCAAACTTTTTTTGATAAATTAAAAATGAATAAGGCACTAAGCTTAGCTATCCCTTATTTTTTAGTAACAATTTTTTTATTAGTAATACCATTAGTAAGTATTATTGTTAAATCTTTTGTTAATAATACTGACTCAACTGGGGCAACTACAAATATTGTTGATAATTGATCAGTAATTACACCAACAATTGGTATGAAAATTTTTAATTCATTATGAATTGCTGCTGTTGCTACAATTTTTTGCTTAATTATTGGTTATCCTTTTGCTTATTTTTTAAGTATTGGCAAATCAAAATTTTTAAAAGCAATTGCCATTGCATTAATCACTTCGCCAATTTGAATGAGCATGTTAGTAAAACTAATTGGTATTAAAACTTTTTTTGATGTGATAAATGGCGAAATTAATAGTACACATGGTCATATCTTTACTATTTTAGGTTTAGTTTATATTAACTTGCCATTGATGATTTTACCAATTTATACTTCATTATCAACAATGCCTAAAAACTTAGTTAATGCTAGTTATGATTTAGGAAGAGGATTTTTTTATACTTTCTTTCATATTGTAATTCCTTACACTAAAAATGCTTTAATTTCAGGAGTTTGGATTGTTTATTTAGCCGCATTTACATCGGTTGTCGTTTCAAACTTCTTAAATAACGATAATGCTGGTGGATTAATTGGTGGAGAAATTTTTTCTCAAGGTCAAGATGGAATTTCTAGTGGAGTTCAACTATCACGTTCATCAACAATTACTTTAGTAATTAGTTTAATTTTATTAGGAATTTATCTTATTATCGTTGTCGTACCAAAGATCGTACAATTGATTTTTTACAAACGTAAAAATTCAAAGAAAGGAGTAA